Below is a genomic region from Amyelois transitella isolate CPQ chromosome Z, ilAmyTran1.1, whole genome shotgun sequence.
attagaaacaaagaataggaccactccaactcttttccatggatgtggtaaaaggcgactaagggataggcttataaacttgggattgttcttttaggcgacagactaccaacctgtcactatttgaatctcaatcctatcattaagccggtacctggcctatcattcttttaaagactgttggctctgtctaccccgcaggggatatagacgtgacaatatgtatgtatgtatgaacttttTTCTACAGTctagttaaattttaattagattaattttacttaaggTCTTACCAACAACGATTAACTGAAATCatgaatgtacatacataaatacataaaatcacgcctctttctcggaggagtagccagagactacctctttccacttgccacgatctctgcatacttccttcgcttcatccacattcataactcttttcatgaaTGTAATTTTCGGTAATAATAACAGATCACTATAGCATAGTTAACTCCACAATTATCAACTGCTGTATCCCCCCCAGGTGAAACGGGACATGGTGGCCATCAAGCAGGAGCTGGACACGGTGCAGCAGGTGAAGGAGGAGATCGAGGAGCTGCGGGAGTACGTGGACCGGCTGGAGGAGCACTCGCAGAGGCGGAAACTGCGCCTGTTGGAGCAGGTTCGTTCTTGCCATTAAGTTAACTAACTTCAAGGTTTCCAAGAGGTATCTAGCAGGAGCAAGTGTTAGAGAAGCTGTAGGTCTATAATCTTTGGAAGAAAACTTACCAAGACGATTTACCAGGAAGCCGCCTGATGACAGCGAGCTACTTAACTTGGTGAGAGCCAATGAGTCCAAAAGAGAGATCTGGAATTTTGTAGCGTCTTCAGCCGGCGAAGCGGAAGGCAAGGAAGACCTTGGCAGCAGCCGCAtattaactagcgacccgccccggttTTGCACGGACATCAAGCAGGGACTGGATACAGTAGGTGAAGGAGGAGGTCGAGGAGCTGCGGGAGTACGTGGACCGGCTGGAGGAGCACTCGCAGAGGCGGAAACTGCGGCTGTTGGAGCAGGTTCGTTCTTGCCATTAGGTTAGCTAACATCAAGGTTTCCAAGAGGTATCTAGCAGGTGCAAGTGTTAGAGAAGCTGTAGGTCTATAATTTTTGGAAGAAAATTAACCAAGAAGATTTAACAAGAAGCCATCTGATGACAGCGAGCTACTTAACTTGGTGAGAGCCAATGAGTCCAAAGAGGAGATTCGGAATTTTGTAGCGTCTTCAGCCGGCGAAACGGGAGGCAAGGAAGACCTTGGCAGCGTCTACAaattaactagcgacccgccccggttTTGCACGGACATCAAGCAGGGACTGGATACAGTAGGTGAAGGAGGAGATCGAGGAGCTGCGGGAGTACGTGGACCGGCTGGAGGAGCACTCGCAGAGGCGGAAACTGCGGCTGTTGGAGCAGGTTCGTTCTTGCCATTAGGTTAGCTAACATCAAGGTTTCCAAGAGGTATCTAGCAGGTGCAAGTGTTAGAGAAGCTGTAGCTCTATAATCTTTGGAAGAAAACAATAGTGTTTAAAGCAAGCGTAGGGGCGGGAGTTTAGCGTAAGAAATGAGATTTAGCAAGAAGCCGCCTGATGACAGCGAGCTACTTAACTTGGTGAGAGCCAATGAGTCCAAAAGAGGAGATTCGGAATTTTGTAGCGTCCTCAGCCGGCGAAGCGGGAGGCAAGGAAGACCTTGGCAGAAAGGTAAGAGGTAACCTAAGAGGTATCTAGCAGGAGCAGGATAAGAGACGCTGTAAAAGCAAATTCTTGCTTGCCCTTTTTCTAGACCTATAAATTTTTAGAGAACGAGAGTAGGGACGTGAGTTAGTAGGAATTGGCCGCCTGAGGATAGAGGAAGTTAGCTACTTAAGTTGGGGAGCTGAAGCTGACCAAATGAGCGAAGATCCGGGGCCTGTGCGCGCGCGCATAACGTAAGCCCGAGGGCTTGCTGAGGGAGATAGGGAAGACTTTGgtgtacttacttacatacatacataaaatcacgcctctttcccggaggggtaggcagagactacctctttccacttgccacgatctctgcttacttccttcgcttcatccacattcataactctcttcgtaaCTTCATAActagctcggcggtttcgggtacttttgacctgaccctttaccaggacgtccttaatttgatcaagatacgttcgtctaggtcttcccactccgacctttccctccacactctccttgtatatctgctaaggcaacctgttttcattcatcctcaaCATTAGTTTTGTGTACCaacttaatttcatcaaaatccgtagCACATTTTGCGTTTAAGAACAATCTTAATAAACTTTCGATTGTATGATACACGTTACGTTCCTAcgaaattcaaatcaaaaattacatCATAAAGAAAAGCGCTTTATGACGAAACGTCCTTGAAAAGaaacatgtaaatatgtaGATGCGATAACATGGCAATCTGTGCCGTGATGTGACCGGCTTGCATGTTACCAAGAGAGATTGTATTTAAAGTTAACAGCGGCCTCTACATTTTGCAAACTCTATATATACTCTATAGATACCAAGTTATTCATAACGtgctttcttttttgtattggtgccgtgtggttcaaggcaccaatacaaaaaagaataggaccactccatctctttcccatggatgtcgtaaaaggcgagtaaggaataggcttacaagattcttttttaaggggatgggctaacaacgtgtcactatttgaatttcaattctatccttaagccaaacagctgaacgtggcctatcagatttttcaagacagttCGGCTCtgtcaagggatatagacgtgattatatgtatgtagataaacattcaagacgaAAGCGAAACAtcgtttgtataaaattttgctgGTAAAGGGGATTCTTAAACAGCTGTTCAAAGAAATTCACGAGGACAAAAGCGATCGCTTcgtgtattttaaaatctctGGCTTTGAGATACAAAGGCGCTCCATTCACGAACGGATTATGCTCTCAACAACGGCATGGACACGCGTCTGAATACTAGAGACGCTATTAAGACCTAGGTTAAGATGGGATTGGTTGTAAGAATGTTtcagttcatacatacatacatacataaactcacgcctctttctcggaggggtaggcagagactacctctttctctGTTTCAGTTCAACTTGCGATAAAGGATAAAAGATAGTTATAGTTAGGGAAGATACTGTATTGTGATTGATAGAAGATACTGGAttgagtgccgtgtagttcccggcaccaatacaaaaaagaataggaccactccgtctctttcccatggatgtcgtaaaaggcgactaaggaataggcttacaaacttgggtcttctgttttaggcgatgggctacctgtcactatttgaatctcaattctatcatcaagccaaatagctgaacgtggccattcagtcttttcaagtctgttggctctgtctaccccgcaagggatatagacgtgaccatatgtatgtatgtgattgatagcgttggtggtcgaatcgggATGTTTCGCGGTTAGAATGATGCGCAGAAAAGTACAGGTTCGATTCCAAGCTTGGTCATGTACCGATGACTTTATTCGAagtaatgtacattagtttgaatactaaccgatgttgttacggtgagggaaaacgtcgtgtggaaacctgcacattcaggcatctggatgtaaccatgatcgatccaatacgggttaggtttccctgtaaaggttgcaatgatcagacgggagtcgcttcgtgttaaaacctgactcacccaatccaggatccatggtcaaaggcataccccgggctcctctccagagtggtgaagatgcaaccgggactaaagccagaaaGAAGAAGATACTGGATTGGTCTGGCACAGGGTCAGGGAAAAAGTGGTGGCAAATGACCCAGTTCTAGCATTGGGCTAGTGTAGGCTAAATAGATAGGTGGCTCCattgttatatatacatacatacatacatatggtcacgtccatatcccatgcggggtagacagtgccaacagacTTGGAGAAtaaatgaccacgttcagctatttggcttagtgatagaattgagattcaaatagtgacaggttgctagcccatcgcctaaaagaagaatcctaagtttacaagcctatcccttagtcgccttttacgacatccatgggaaagagatggagtagtcctattcttttttgtattggtgccgggaaccacacggcactctctGCTCCATTGTTACAATGTTGTAATCATATCTCTCCGTTCACAACATCAAGTAACCTCAACAGacgtatttaaaacaacttgtttattttaagaaaataaatctagaaATAGttactttaaactttttaatgccaatataaataatgtgaaTGAAAGTTTAGGATAACAGAAACCGATCTAgttgaaatataataacatgaaCTGGTAAaccacggtcagctgtatgatagaattgatattcaaatatccctttatcgcctttaacgaaatctatgggaaagatatcGAGGTTCTATTCAAActtgccggaaaccacaaaAACACTTTATAGAACCAACCACAATGTGGACATGATCCGAATATGTTTGTTCCAGGGTCTTACCTTCTTCTTATCCTACGCCATCTTGGCTGCTGTGCTCGGCATGCTGCAGTTCGGTTACAACACTGGTGTCATCAACGCTCCTGGCAAAGTAAGTGGCGTCCATCATCACCATGGTTGCGTGTTCCCTAAGGAGAACCTTGGATTCGCTTCGACAGCTGCACAAAAATGCCTATTCGCGGACATCATCTCTAcgatcttattaaaattttaattacatataattataattattgaatttaaaattaagttttagtaTAAATAGAAAGGCAGACTTTAAatccaaaaaagaatttaGAAGAAAGTAATGCTCCTGTGAGATCTTCGGCAGTAAATTTAACGCGAGTGAAGGCAATGGAAAAAAAGAGATAAATTGGAGAGAAAACGGGCAAAAATTGTTCAGTAATAATACagatattacaaaatttgCTATTTCACCTGTGAAAAATGTAAGGTGTAATTTCGGGTCTTGCACTACCATCATggataatttcataaaaatctgaCCAGCCATTTGGCCGTGACAGCTTAAAAGATATTACACCTATCGCATTTGTAATAATGGTATTGATCTTAAGTATATCTTCTGTTCTTTCAAACAGAATATCGCAAACTTCATGAAAGACGTTTACAAGAACCGATACGGCATGGACCTTCACGATGACACCGTAAACCGTCTGTACTCCATCGCAGTCAGCATATTTGCCATCGGCGGCATGCTGGGAGGATTCTCTGGTGGCATGATCGCGAATCGGTTTGGCAGGTAAACTAAATTACAAATTGTATCCATCaaaatattgtcaaaatatagaagatgtgcattcgtccacgatttagatttaagagattctatatttgtaaattgacggccggtgaaaatgttgcagtgtagtttgttccgccgcttcttctacacatgcgctttggaggcagtagtagttataattagatttaaatgatgtgTATCCAAATACTTGTATCCAAAGTACAATTTCcttaatttatgatttaaatgTGTCAATTTTGCTCAAACTAATTGCGATCGGCAACTGtttttcaaaaagatttgAGCCTCTGGTACCTATACACATAGAATTAATCCAGCagctatatttaataatcttaatctttattaagattattaaatatagctgcttaaattaataatctgtAAACCAGGTGGCATTCGGAGAAATTATCATTTCGTTTTATATAGACGACTTATCCAAGTAAAGTCGTTGCATTTTGTCACTATGACGCAGCAGCTTAAATAGAATTGATGATTTGTATTCGTGATAtcgatattaaattttcatccATGCCCAAACCAGGAAAGGCGGTTTATTGCTCAACAACATCCTCGGCATCAGCGGCGCTAGTCTCATGGGCTTCACCAAGATCTCACACTGCTACGAGCTGCTTATTTTCGGAAGGTTCATCATTGGAGTCAACTGCGGTAATAGTTTTATCTGTTTCCTGTTTGTTGTGTTCtgtttcattatcattattctGGTGTTTGCGCCGATTTCTTCCAGAAATTATGAGGTCACAATCCAAGAATTCAGTTACTTTAGTCTTACTGTTTCAATACCATTATTCTGGTGTTTGCGCTGATTTCTTCCAGAAATTATGAGGTCACAATCCAAGAATTCAGTTACTTTAGTCTTACtgtttcattatcattattctGGTGTTTGCGCCGATTTCTTCCAGAAATTATGACAATCCAAGAATTCAGTTATTTTAGCCTCTGTTACGGAAGGTGATCTACCTTCTGTAAATTCTTCTTCTCAATCATTTCTTTGACATATAATTCTGTCTTCAGGTCTGAATACATCACTAGTGCCAATGTACATATCGGAGATTGCACCTCTCAACCTGCGCGGTGGACTGGGCACCGTGAACCAGCTGGCTGTGACCGTGGGGCTGCTGCTCTCCCAGGTCTTGGGGATCGAGCAGATCCTTGGGACTGATGAGGGGTGGCCCATTTTACTTGGTAACTACTTATGCGTCGCCACATATACTTTGtatgttacaaataaacacaaatattacCGAATGGATTTTTAAAGAGTTCTTATGAaccatgtgccgtgtggttcccgggaccaatacaaaaaagaataggaccactacatctctttcccatggatgtcgtaaaaggcgactaagggataagcttacaaacttggggagTCCAAACCGCCTTCAAAGATTATATTGATTTTCGTCCGAAtggtttttaaagtaaaggGTTCCATGAACTACCAACGAGATGGTAAAAGTACATAGATAATAATGGTTCTTTgcttgtttatataaatttattatattaaaaaatattcgacATTTTGTTTCTCCTATACTAAACggcaatttaatatttaaggaccatataaatacaatagCAGGAAAGATCGCATCTGATCGCAAATGATATCATGACTACTTTTAAACAAGGATGCACAAGGAAAACACCTTCGTTTGTGCAATTCCTAGATATCCAGTTGCATTAAATTATCTTGTAGAGAACATTATATCCAATCACATGATGTCATCTTCCTCCTATACTTGTTCCGCCTACGTGTATACCTAGATGATGTACCAATCAATTGAATTCCAGGTTTAGCGATTTGTCCAGCAATCTTGCAACTGATTCTGCTGCCTGCATGTCCCGAGTCCCCCCGGTATTTGCTGATAACTCGTCAGTGGGAAGAAGAGGCAAGAAGGGCGCTCAGGAGGTTGAGAGCTAGTAACCAGGTAGAGTATTATggattaaaaacaatataggtATAACTTTATGAATGCCTCTGTGGCctttggcgcagcggtagtgcgcttgtctgtggtcGGGAGGTGGTCGGAGGTCCCAGGTACaattcccggccagggcatgatgagaaacgaactttctctgattggcctgggtcttggatgtttatctgtataagtatttattataaataatagtatcgttgagttagtaacacaagtgtagaacttacttcgaggctaactcaatctgtgtaatttgtcccgtatatatttatttatatttattatttatgaatctcCGCTGAACCATCTATATTACTGAgggtacaaaaataaacaatatctcCAGTCTGATCTCTCTTACTGTGATATCAAGGGAACCAAATCCAACTTGGGCAATAGCTTTTGCTTTAAGTGAAAGCTCTTCTATTCATTATCTATCATGATATCCATAGAGATGGATCAGTCTTCTTTTTCCTTACATACTCACCTCACTGAAGAGAAGCCCGGGAAGAGCTGTTTGACCATAATCCAGAATTGGTTTTTAACACGATGCGACTCCCATCTccaaacatatatttatcataCTCTAgacattttctttctttcttggTGTAGgtgtatatgtattatatttagatatatattctgtatatattttattatgttcaaacatttatttatcttgctctgcgccaacgccgatctcctgtttggtttccttccacccaaaggaagagattgctttagcgataagtccgcctttgtaccatctatatctgctttgtgttgttttgtatgttttctcttatggtgcaattaagagttttatctatctatctatctaggTGGAGGAAGACATTGAGGAAATGCGAGCTGAAGAGCGGGCCCAGCAAGCGGAAGCTTCCATTTCGATGCGAGAGCTCCTGTGTTCCCCGACCTTGCGCGCGCCACTCCTCATCGGGGTGGTCATGCAATTGTCCCAACAACTCAGCGGCATCAATGCGGTAAGGTTACATCGATCACCTATTCCTCCTGGGTTCTCTATCTATTACCATAAAtttgtgtcataattttacatggcatacctttgtttagcctaataattgttacgcataatattatttggcataAATTTTTTGGCATATTCCTTTAAGCATACCTACTATTAgcataacctaacctaacctaatcTAAGAAGTACCTACTCGCCGTATAGCGCATTACACTACATCTATATTTATGCCTATTGAAATAGTATGCCAAAAccaattatgccaaaaaactattatgacaaaaaattgTATGCGTAACTCGTTATGCCAAACTAATAcaggacaaaaaaaaatagtcgaATGAAAGGGATCCCCTCCTCCTGACGTTAGTGCCAGTTAAATAGTCACAAGTCTGATGATGAGTACTGGGTAAgtccttgaccatggatcctgtattggatgagtcaggtttttacacgaagcgacttcagTATATCATCCGTAATCTTTTCAGTCGAACCAATCAGGTATTAGATTATGTTTTAACATCCACTTGCCTGGAATGTGCTGGATTCCTCACAATATTTTCCCTTATCATAAGATCATCAGTTAgccataataataatgtaaataactcAAGTAAAAGCGTCATTGATACATGGCTGACGtgagatttgaacctgtgaccCGTTTGCGTTTCAAGCATTCTCAAATCAGGTACTCACGATTCTAAAACCGACGCTCCAAACTCTGCGAAACTTTATCTTACCACAACCAACAGGTATTCTACTACTCCACGATCCTGTTCACCTCTTCGGGGCTGACTGACGAGTCCGCCAAGTTCGCTACCATGGGCATCGGCGCCATCATGGTGGGGATGACCCTGGTCTCCCTCCCCCTCATGGACCGCACCGGCAGACGCACCCTCCACCTCTACGGCCTCGGCGGCATGTTCATATTCTCCATCTTCATCACCATTTCGTTTTTGATAAAGGTGTGTCTTATATAGAATAGATGGCGGCTGGTAAATGTTTCCATCCCGTACCAAATATGGGGTTAATGTATGGAACTTCTTCTTTCGTCCTAGTGTTAATTCCGACCATGGATTGGGCGGGTCAAGTTTTAACACAAAGCGACGCCTTTTCTAATCTCCACAAAACTTTctagaatattatattaaatcagATATCCAATTACGGAACTAAGaacatcacaaaaaaaatgaatttcaaaaaaacaaaacaaaatcggTTCGTGAGCTCCAATGCTACAGACACGTCAAAATTCTTGGAAAAAGGCGGATTTTTTTCGTCGAGGGTTAAATAGCAAAGTTGACTTAACTGCTATATGAGTGTATGAATAAAACCTGTTAGGTTTGGAACCCATTAATATCGGGACTTCTAAATGGTATCtattggaaaattaattatgataagAAGAATCTTTGAGTTATGTAAACGTATACATCACTCAAAGATTCTTCTCTGTACAAAATTGGTTCTTGGGATGATAGTTTTGGGGGGGAAAATggatatttatgtaagtatgagtgtaagtttacatttatttgCGTGAGTGGAGCGTAAATTAATGTGatgttattgttaaaataaactcAAGACCAAAACTTATCGAtactaattaaattgaaaacaataaGCAGCTTACTCAAACCTTGCAAAAGATCCAGCAAAATTTTAACCGTTTTAACTGTTAGTGTTTTATTAactcgccttctacgacatcaaCTGAAAGAGATGGCGTGTCCTCTCATGTCTACAGCCACTCTGTTATGGAAACGTCGAGGTGTTAACACATAGACTGCCATGTCAGTCACCGGTGACTGACAGGTATATAATCTTTGTATTAGCAAATCTATAATGGCAGGCTTCgtgttaatatacatatatgaaacACACGGATGCCTCCGCGCGGCAGACGTCGAAGTGAAAATGTTTCAAACAAGGTTTTAACTTTCTGATTCGGGTTACAAACTTTATGCAAGTTCTTCAAGTCTCtctaaaacttttaataaggTTCCCTTTGATCAATAACCAAGTTTTCTGTAGTGCCACCCAAAAGCTATACTTGATGAAGCGGATGGACGTTATATTTGTGTTAGTTATAAGCTGTAGAATAAGTTTAATTCTCAGGCCATTGTTTCTTACAATtcacaaaattgtttttgacaaTAGTATACAGCTTCATTGTCTTATTGTGTCTTAAAAGTTCTTGCTAGTGACAGGAACTTTCGTGTTTaaattcactatttgaattttggtATTTCGTTCTTAATAATTTGTACAATTTATTCGTCGAAAACTGTTGCAATTATTCGAAACACTGGCCGGTTAagagtattattttaaatcaatagtTGGTAacatagatatttaaaaaaattaagttttataatacaaataaaatattaaagctaTGATATATTAATGTTACCAactatattga
It encodes:
- the LOC106136722 gene encoding glucose transporter type 1, with translation MRQSCHRLLEHQQAGGEEPPLYSPIDQISVVPDHEAREAGGKLTRYATTEEDETTLRELLLSLQRQVSVMSMNLSAKLDDLQRGDRQLETTVALCEIRTQLQELTKSVESCQSEVSEVKRDMVAIKQELDTVQQVKEEIEELREYVDRLEEHSQRRKLRLLEQGLTFFLSYAILAAVLGMLQFGYNTGVINAPGKNIANFMKDVYKNRYGMDLHDDTVNRLYSIAVSIFAIGGMLGGFSGGMIANRFGRKGGLLLNNILGISGASLMGFTKISHCYELLIFGRFIIGVNCGLNTSLVPMYISEIAPLNLRGGLGTVNQLAVTVGLLLSQVLGIEQILGTDEGWPILLGLAICPAILQLILLPACPESPRYLLITRQWEEEARRALRRLRASNQVEEDIEEMRAEERAQQAEASISMRELLCSPTLRAPLLIGVVMQLSQQLSGINAVFYYSTILFTSSGLTDESAKFATMGIGAIMVGMTLVSLPLMDRTGRRTLHLYGLGGMFIFSIFITISFLIKEFFGYVQEMIDWMSYLSVVSTLSFVVFFAVGPGSIPWLITAELFSQGPRPSAMAIAVLVNWMANFVVGIGFPSMKALLENYTFLPFSVFLAIFWIFTYKKVPETKNKTFEEILALFRNSNGRDSFRDSRLYGSMMNCVNALEQQLPPPPPPAPVDEKHDSLSEQSSGGGDAGRPPPPLPPPRFPTPGNV